The following are from one region of the Quercus robur chromosome 1, dhQueRobu3.1, whole genome shotgun sequence genome:
- the LOC126713248 gene encoding uncharacterized protein LOC126713248 — MLSRFTRPPFNSYNGKTDLAEHVSHYIHMMSLHAHNDALMCKVFPSSLGSTTLRWFNGLRKGSIRNFEELIHEFGTQFVTCSRVPQLVDALLSIKMRVGETLQSYASRYWELYNEIGGGDEKIAASTFKMGHPKDSKLRESLMKRPPKDMRQLMRRIEEYKRLEDNQLQNKGKASLLSRSRQGIFPTKTKKDFRMQELEAQIEGVNVAFKEPVHKILDQIKNELFFRWSNKMGGDPSQRNQNLYCTYHRDKGHTTK, encoded by the coding sequence ATGCTGAGTCGGTTTACACGGCCACCATTTAATTCCTACAATGGGAAAACAGACCTTgcggagcatgtcagtcattatatCCATATGATGTCCTTGCATGCACACAATGATGCACTGATGTGTAAGGtgttcccctctagtctcggctccaCGACCTTGAGATGGTTTAATGGATTACGAAAAGGTTCCATTCGCAACTTCGAAGAGCTGATCCACGAGTTTGGCACGCAATTCGTGACGTGCAGCCGAGTGCCACAATTGGTGGACGCACTGCTTTCCATAAAAATGAGGGTTGGCGAAACCCTTCAGAGTTATGCCAGTCGATATTGGGAACTATACAATGAAATCGGTGGGGGCGATGAGAAGATTGCGGCAAGCACCTTCAAGATGGGGCATCCCAAAGACTCTAAACTACGGGAGTCACTGATGAAAAGACCTCCcaaggatatgaggcaacttatGAGGCGTATTGAGGAGTATAAGCGTCTCGAAGATAATCAGCTGCAGAATAAGGGTAAGGCCTCGTTGCTCAGTCGCTCTCGGCAGGgcatttttccaacaaaaacaaaaaaggattTCAGGATGCAGGAACTAGAAGCACAAATTGAAGGAGTGAATGTGGCGTTCAAAGAGCCGGTGCACAAAATTTTAGATCAGATTAAGAACGAGTTGTTCTTTAGGTGGTCGAACAagatggggggcgacccatctcaaAGGAATCAAAACTTGTACTGCACATACCATAGAGATAAAGGGCACACCACCAAGTAG